One genomic window of Kaistia geumhonensis includes the following:
- the pstC gene encoding phosphate ABC transporter permease subunit PstC, which translates to MADAVMAGVQGAEIGNQKLGRLARMRMADRTFHGLTLAAALTVLLLLGGVIFSLVWGSVPAFSTFGLGFLTTQRWNPVTEIFGALAPIYGTIVTSIIALLIAVPVGIGIAIFLTELCPPWLKRPIGVCIELLAGIPSIIYGIWGLFVFAPFFQATVQPFLIWVFGPIPILSDIFAGPPYGIGVLTAGIILAIMVLPFITSITRDVFDTVPPVLKEATYGLGCTTSEVVTKVVLPYSRVGVIGGIMLGLGRALGETMAVTFVIGNTHKISSSILAPGTTISASIANEFTEATGELYTSSLIALGLILFVITFFVLAAARLLLLRMNVKAGN; encoded by the coding sequence ATGGCGGACGCAGTCATGGCCGGCGTGCAAGGCGCTGAGATCGGTAACCAGAAGCTTGGTCGTCTTGCGCGGATGCGCATGGCCGATCGCACCTTTCACGGGCTCACCCTCGCGGCGGCGCTGACCGTGCTGTTGCTGCTCGGCGGCGTCATCTTCTCGCTCGTCTGGGGTTCGGTTCCGGCCTTCTCGACCTTCGGCCTCGGCTTCCTGACGACGCAGCGCTGGAACCCGGTCACGGAGATCTTCGGTGCGCTGGCGCCGATCTACGGCACCATCGTGACCTCGATCATCGCGCTCCTGATCGCCGTCCCGGTCGGCATCGGCATCGCCATCTTCCTGACCGAGCTCTGCCCGCCCTGGCTGAAGCGGCCGATCGGCGTCTGCATCGAGTTGCTCGCCGGCATCCCTTCGATCATCTACGGCATCTGGGGTCTGTTCGTGTTCGCGCCCTTCTTCCAGGCGACCGTGCAGCCCTTCCTGATCTGGGTGTTCGGGCCGATCCCGATCCTCTCCGACATCTTCGCCGGCCCGCCCTACGGCATCGGCGTGCTGACCGCCGGCATCATCCTCGCGATCATGGTGCTGCCCTTCATCACCTCGATCACCCGCGACGTGTTCGACACGGTGCCGCCGGTGCTGAAGGAGGCGACCTACGGGCTCGGCTGCACCACCAGCGAAGTGGTGACCAAGGTCGTGCTGCCCTATTCGCGGGTCGGCGTGATCGGCGGCATCATGCTCGGCCTCGGCCGCGCGCTCGGTGAAACCATGGCGGTCACCTTCGTCATCGGCAACACGCACAAGATCTCGTCCTCGATCCTCGCGCCCGGCACGACGATCTCGGCCTCGATCGCCAACGAATTCACCGAGGCGACCGGCGAGCTCTACACCTCCTCGCTGATCGCGCTCGGCCTCATCCTGTTCGTCATCACCTTCTTCGTGCTCGCGGCGGCGCGGCTGCTGCTGCTGCGCATGAACGTCAAGGCCGGCAACTGA
- the cysD gene encoding sulfate adenylyltransferase subunit CysD encodes MSSPLKPHLRRLEAEAIFIMREVVANFTKPVMLYSIGKDSSVMLHLAMKAFHPARPPFPLLHIDTTWKFREMISFRDETARRLGLDLIVHTNEDGRAAGINPFDHGSSNYTQVMKTEALKQALGAGGYDAAFGGARRDEEKSRAKERVFSFRTGSHGWDPKNQRPELWSLYNTRIAPGESIRVFPLSNWTELDIWEYILAENIPIVPLYLSAERPVVTRSGQLIMADDARMRLLPGEVPQKRRVRFRTLGCYPLTAAVESEADTVEDIVAEMLLATTSERQGRLIDHDESGSMEKKKREGYF; translated from the coding sequence ATGTCGTCCCCGCTGAAGCCGCATCTTCGCCGCCTCGAGGCCGAGGCCATCTTCATCATGCGCGAGGTGGTGGCGAATTTCACCAAGCCGGTGATGCTCTATTCGATCGGCAAGGATTCGTCGGTCATGCTGCATCTGGCGATGAAGGCCTTTCATCCTGCGCGGCCGCCCTTTCCACTGTTGCACATCGATACGACGTGGAAGTTTCGCGAGATGATCTCGTTTCGCGACGAGACGGCGCGCCGGCTCGGGCTCGATCTCATCGTTCATACCAATGAGGACGGTCGCGCGGCGGGCATCAATCCGTTCGATCACGGTTCGTCCAACTATACCCAGGTGATGAAGACCGAGGCGCTGAAGCAGGCGCTCGGGGCCGGCGGCTATGACGCGGCCTTCGGCGGGGCCCGGCGCGACGAGGAAAAGAGCCGCGCCAAGGAGCGGGTATTCTCGTTCCGCACCGGCAGCCATGGCTGGGACCCGAAGAACCAGCGTCCCGAACTCTGGTCGCTCTACAACACCCGCATCGCGCCGGGGGAGTCGATCCGCGTGTTCCCGCTCTCCAACTGGACCGAGCTCGACATCTGGGAATACATCCTCGCCGAGAACATCCCGATCGTGCCGCTCTATCTCTCCGCCGAGCGGCCGGTCGTCACGCGCTCCGGCCAGCTCATCATGGCGGACGACGCGCGCATGCGCCTGCTGCCGGGCGAGGTGCCGCAGAAGCGGCGCGTCCGCTTCCGTACGCTCGGCTGCTACCCGCTGACCGCCGCGGTCGAGTCGGAGGCCGATACGGTCGAGGACATCGTCGCCGAGATGCTGCTGGCAACGACCTCCGAGCGGCAGGGGCGGCTGATCGACCACGACGAGTCCGGTTCGATGGAAAAGAAGAAGCGCGAGGGATATTTCTGA
- a CDS encoding ATP-binding protein, which produces MVGLESDMADEAAEAKQSSVGGFFARLAAGRMLLIGLAGILALLVFTEAATLTSAALIFFSVALMLGALPLAVASSADRPSIRRLAQRAPPSVWPETSLKRMADALPEPCIILDRRGYVRYQNRLAENAFPIRPGDPLTFRLRAPDLVAAYERVAAGGRAERLEFAERVPTERWYDAWFAPVEAREGEGRGGFVILLFSDKTEQRRSEKIRVDFVANASHELRTPLASLAGFIETLQGPARDDAAARQRFLGIMHEQATRMSRLIDDLLSLSRIEMKAHMRPEAPVDLVPVLSGVVAAMEPLAREQQVAIESALTEAPVIVAGDRDELVQVFQNLVENACKYGRSGGRVLVEMTPPAGEEGPRVTVRDFGPGISAEHLPRLTERFYRASEGGGSTRGTGLGLAIVKHILNRHRARLLIESQPGQGAAFSVEFPAQRRAPDFDQSVKSEK; this is translated from the coding sequence ATGGTCGGTCTGGAAAGCGACATGGCGGACGAGGCGGCAGAAGCGAAGCAGTCGAGCGTCGGAGGGTTCTTCGCCCGCCTGGCGGCCGGCCGCATGCTGCTCATCGGCCTTGCCGGCATCCTCGCGCTGCTCGTTTTCACCGAGGCGGCCACGCTGACATCCGCAGCGCTGATCTTTTTCTCGGTCGCGCTGATGCTGGGCGCCCTGCCGCTCGCTGTGGCCTCGTCCGCCGACAGGCCGTCGATCCGCCGCCTCGCGCAGCGCGCGCCGCCTTCGGTGTGGCCGGAGACCAGCCTCAAAAGGATGGCGGATGCTCTGCCGGAGCCCTGCATCATTCTCGATCGGCGTGGCTATGTGCGCTACCAGAACCGCCTCGCCGAGAACGCCTTTCCCATCCGGCCCGGCGATCCGCTGACCTTCCGCCTGCGCGCGCCCGACCTCGTCGCCGCCTATGAGCGCGTCGCGGCGGGGGGGCGGGCCGAACGCCTGGAATTCGCCGAGCGCGTTCCGACCGAACGCTGGTACGACGCGTGGTTCGCGCCGGTCGAGGCGCGGGAAGGGGAGGGCCGCGGCGGCTTCGTCATCCTGCTCTTTTCCGACAAGACCGAGCAGCGGCGCAGCGAGAAGATCCGCGTCGACTTCGTCGCGAACGCCAGTCACGAATTGCGCACGCCGCTCGCCTCGCTCGCCGGCTTCATCGAGACGCTGCAGGGACCCGCCCGCGACGACGCGGCGGCGCGCCAGCGGTTCCTCGGCATCATGCACGAGCAGGCGACGCGGATGAGCCGCCTCATCGACGACCTCCTGTCGCTTTCGCGCATCGAGATGAAGGCGCATATGCGGCCCGAGGCGCCGGTCGATCTGGTGCCGGTGCTCTCCGGCGTCGTCGCGGCGATGGAGCCGCTGGCGCGCGAGCAGCAGGTGGCGATCGAGAGCGCCTTGACGGAGGCTCCGGTGATCGTCGCCGGCGACCGTGACGAACTGGTGCAGGTCTTCCAGAACCTCGTCGAGAATGCCTGCAAATATGGTCGCTCCGGCGGGCGGGTCCTCGTTGAGATGACGCCGCCGGCGGGCGAGGAAGGACCGCGCGTGACGGTCCGCGATTTCGGTCCCGGCATCTCCGCCGAGCACTTGCCGCGCCTGACGGAGCGGTTCTATCGTGCCTCGGAAGGTGGCGGCTCGACCCGGGGAACGGGTCTCGGGCTCGCGATCGTGAAGCACATTCTCAACCGGCATCGCGCCCGTCTCCTGATCGAGAGCCAGCCGGGACAAGGCGCCGCGTTCAGTGTCGAGTTCCCGGCCCAGCGACGCGCGCCGGATTTCGATCAATCCGTCAAAAGCGAAAAATGA
- the pstA gene encoding phosphate ABC transporter permease PstA codes for MATLGNSAVSTPMAQALYRRRRRGNGILLSLSLAATVFGLVWLALILVGLLWQGFSGLSLVIFTETTPPPGATGGLINAIYGSIVMTVIGVVIGTPIGICAGTYMAEYGRHNQLTNVVRFINDILLAAPSIVIGLFVYEVVVAPMGHFSAMAGSLALAILVIPVVVRTTEDMLNLVPNTMREATAALGLPRSVMIQKVAYRAAMSGIVTGVLLAIARVMGETAPLLFTALNNQFWSTNLNAPMASLPVTIFQFALSPYPEWQKLAWTGALLITLTVLALNIVARAFLSPRTSK; via the coding sequence ATGGCAACGCTCGGAAATTCCGCCGTCTCCACGCCGATGGCGCAGGCGCTCTATCGCCGCCGCCGCCGCGGCAACGGCATCCTGCTGTCGCTCTCGCTCGCGGCGACGGTGTTCGGCCTCGTCTGGCTGGCGCTCATCCTGGTCGGCCTGCTCTGGCAGGGCTTCTCTGGCCTGTCGCTCGTGATCTTCACCGAGACGACTCCGCCGCCCGGCGCGACCGGCGGCCTCATCAACGCCATCTACGGCTCGATCGTGATGACGGTGATCGGCGTCGTGATCGGTACGCCGATCGGCATCTGCGCCGGCACCTACATGGCCGAGTACGGCCGCCACAACCAGCTGACCAATGTCGTGCGCTTCATCAACGACATCCTGCTGGCAGCGCCGTCGATCGTCATCGGCCTCTTCGTCTACGAGGTCGTGGTGGCGCCGATGGGTCACTTCTCGGCCATGGCCGGCTCGCTGGCCCTCGCCATCCTCGTCATCCCGGTCGTCGTGCGTACCACCGAGGACATGCTGAACCTCGTGCCGAACACGATGCGCGAGGCGACGGCCGCCCTCGGCCTGCCGCGCTCCGTGATGATCCAGAAGGTCGCCTACCGCGCCGCCATGTCGGGCATCGTGACGGGCGTGCTCCTGGCCATCGCCCGCGTGATGGGCGAGACGGCTCCGCTGCTGTTCACGGCGCTCAACAACCAGTTCTGGAGCACCAACCTGAACGCGCCGATGGCGAGCCTGCCGGTGACGATCTTCCAGTTCGCCCTCAGCCCCTATCCCGAATGGCAGAAGCTGGCCTGGACCGGTGCGCTGCTCATCACCTTGACCGTGCTCGCGCTCAACATCGTCGCGCGTGCCTTCCTTAGCCCGAGGACGTCGAAATGA
- the ppk2 gene encoding polyphosphate kinase 2, which produces MSKGDRKSGKRKEAGKENAAPATIDAPAQEMEGGGATGPRPRADTLPPQLEPTEDAAPIETSHGRFDLDDPVLPDWVDKKALKSGGYPYDKTMKSEDYDKELETLQIELVKLQHHVQTAGLKLVLVFEGRDAAGKGGAIFAFRQYLNPRHARDVALPKPTETEAGQWYFQRYVAEMPTAGEIVTFDRSWYNRAGVEKVMGFCTPAEHKAFLKQVPRFEGLLVESGLILFKFWLDIGRETQMKRFHERRHNPLKIWKLSPIDYAALDRWDDYTKARDEMLDACHAEHAPWTVVLANDKRRARLAIIRQVLASVDYPGRDAKVVDKPDPRILGLGPSILSRK; this is translated from the coding sequence ATGTCGAAAGGCGACCGGAAGAGCGGCAAGCGCAAGGAAGCCGGCAAGGAGAACGCCGCTCCGGCCACGATCGACGCGCCGGCGCAAGAGATGGAGGGCGGTGGCGCGACCGGGCCTCGTCCGCGCGCCGACACGCTGCCGCCGCAGCTGGAGCCGACCGAGGACGCCGCGCCGATCGAAACCAGCCACGGCCGCTTCGATCTCGACGATCCCGTCCTGCCGGACTGGGTCGACAAGAAGGCGCTGAAATCCGGCGGCTATCCCTACGACAAGACGATGAAGAGCGAGGACTACGACAAAGAGCTGGAGACGCTTCAGATCGAGCTCGTCAAGCTGCAACACCATGTCCAGACCGCCGGTCTCAAGCTGGTGCTCGTCTTCGAGGGACGCGACGCCGCCGGCAAGGGCGGCGCGATCTTCGCCTTCCGGCAATATCTCAATCCCCGCCATGCCCGCGACGTCGCGTTGCCGAAGCCGACCGAAACCGAGGCGGGGCAATGGTATTTCCAGCGTTATGTCGCGGAGATGCCGACCGCCGGCGAGATCGTGACCTTCGACCGCTCCTGGTACAATCGCGCCGGTGTCGAGAAGGTGATGGGCTTCTGCACGCCCGCGGAACACAAGGCCTTCCTGAAGCAGGTGCCCCGCTTCGAGGGCCTGCTCGTCGAGTCCGGCCTTATTCTCTTCAAGTTCTGGCTCGATATCGGCCGGGAGACGCAGATGAAGCGCTTCCACGAGCGGCGCCACAATCCGCTGAAGATCTGGAAGCTGTCACCGATCGATTATGCCGCGCTGGACCGCTGGGACGACTACACGAAGGCCCGCGACGAGATGCTGGATGCCTGCCACGCCGAGCATGCGCCCTGGACCGTCGTGCTCGCCAACGACAAGCGGCGCGCCCGCCTCGCCATCATCCGCCAGGTGCTCGCCAGCGTCGACTATCCCGGCCGCGACGCGAAGGTCGTCGACAAGCCCGATCCTCGCATTCTCGGCCTCGGGCCGTCGATCCTGTCGAGAAAATGA
- the pstS gene encoding phosphate ABC transporter substrate-binding protein PstS → MKLTNIAIAAGLAVAAFGIGPAAAVDISGAGATFPYPIYAKWADAYKKETGDSLNYQSIGSGGGIKQIQARTVTFGATDAPLKPEQLEKDGLVQFPTVIGGVVPVINVPGIKAGELVLDGQTLADIFQGKITKWDDEAIKKLNAGLTLPSSAIAVVHRSDGSGTSFVFTTYLSQASKAWADEVGAATAVEWPTGLGAKGNEGVAASVTQTSGSIGYVEYAFAAQNGIPYAKLINRDGQTVAPEAANFAAAAESVDWANTPGYYVILTNEPGAKSWPITAATFILIPKQPKDDAAAAAALKFFSWAYAKGDQMADELHYIPLPDSVVENIKATWAKDVMGADGKPLYVETK, encoded by the coding sequence GTGAAACTCACGAACATCGCAATTGCGGCCGGCCTCGCCGTCGCCGCTTTCGGCATCGGCCCCGCGGCCGCCGTCGATATCTCGGGGGCCGGCGCGACCTTCCCCTATCCGATCTACGCCAAGTGGGCCGACGCCTATAAGAAGGAAACGGGCGACAGCCTCAACTACCAGTCGATCGGCTCCGGCGGCGGCATCAAGCAGATCCAGGCCCGCACGGTCACCTTCGGCGCCACTGACGCGCCGCTGAAGCCCGAGCAGCTCGAGAAGGACGGCCTCGTCCAGTTCCCGACCGTGATCGGCGGCGTCGTGCCGGTGATCAACGTTCCGGGCATCAAGGCGGGCGAGCTCGTGCTCGACGGCCAGACCCTCGCCGACATCTTCCAGGGCAAGATCACCAAGTGGGACGACGAGGCGATCAAGAAGCTCAACGCCGGCCTGACCCTGCCTTCGTCGGCGATCGCCGTCGTGCACCGTTCGGACGGCTCGGGCACCAGCTTCGTCTTCACGACCTATCTGTCGCAGGCCTCGAAGGCCTGGGCCGATGAGGTCGGTGCCGCGACCGCCGTCGAATGGCCGACCGGCCTCGGCGCCAAGGGCAACGAAGGTGTCGCCGCCAGCGTGACGCAGACGTCCGGCTCGATCGGCTATGTCGAATATGCCTTCGCTGCCCAGAACGGCATCCCCTATGCCAAGCTCATCAACCGCGACGGCCAGACGGTCGCCCCGGAGGCGGCGAACTTCGCGGCTGCCGCGGAGAGCGTGGACTGGGCCAATACCCCCGGCTACTACGTGATCCTGACCAACGAGCCCGGCGCCAAGTCCTGGCCGATCACCGCCGCCACCTTCATCCTGATCCCCAAGCAGCCGAAGGATGACGCCGCTGCCGCCGCCGCGCTGAAGTTCTTCAGCTGGGCCTATGCCAAGGGCGACCAGATGGCGGACGAGCTCCACTACATCCCGCTGCCCGACAGCGTCGTCGAGAATATCAAGGCGACCTGGGCCAAGGACGTGATGGGCGCCGACGGCAAGCCGCTCTACGTCGAGACGAAGTAA
- the cysN gene encoding sulfate adenylyltransferase subunit CysN translates to MAEPLTLAPEAVRSARSLALGDADKSLLRFITCGSVDDGKSTLIGRLLYDSKRLFEDQIAALEKDSRRFGTVGDDMDLALLVDGLEAEREQGITIDVAYRFFATEKRKFIVADTPGHEQYTRNMATGASTADLAVLLIDARKGILPQTRRHATIASLLGIRHVVLAINKIDLVGFDRSVYDAIVAAFDADAGNYTFSSRVAIPISARFGDNVSSQSPAMPWYRGPTLIEHLEGVELAADGAAAKPLRFPVQWVNRPDLSFRGYAGTIAAGAVRCGDEVVVARTGQAARVERIVTHDGDLASAEAEAAVTLTLDREIDVSRGDLLVPSDARPEVADQFAAHLIWMADEPMLPGRPYLMKIGTRIVGAAVTELKHRVEMDTLKPLAAKTLALNDIGFANLSTAEPIAFDAYDDNRTTGAFILIDRFTNQTVAAGLIRFGLRRATNIHRQALAVDKASRAGAKGQKPAVLWFTGLSGAGKSTIANLVEQKLHLAGRHTYLLDGDNVRHGLNRDLGFTDADRVENIRRVAETAKLFVDAGLIVLASFISPFRSERQLARDLVEAGEFVEIFVDTPLETAEARDPKGLYRKAREGKIRNFTGIDSPYERPEDPELRLSAEDGDAEAQADRVVAYLVARGIVPR, encoded by the coding sequence ATGGCCGAGCCGCTCACCCTCGCGCCCGAGGCGGTTCGTTCCGCGCGCAGCCTCGCCCTCGGCGATGCCGACAAGAGCCTCCTGCGTTTCATCACCTGCGGCAGCGTCGACGACGGCAAGTCGACGCTGATCGGCCGCCTGCTCTACGATTCCAAGCGTCTCTTCGAGGACCAGATCGCTGCGCTCGAGAAGGACTCGCGCCGCTTCGGCACGGTCGGCGACGACATGGACCTCGCGCTGCTGGTCGACGGGCTCGAGGCCGAGCGCGAGCAGGGCATCACGATCGACGTCGCCTATCGCTTCTTCGCCACCGAGAAGCGCAAGTTCATCGTCGCCGATACGCCGGGCCACGAGCAGTACACGCGCAACATGGCGACCGGCGCCTCGACGGCCGATCTCGCGGTGCTGCTGATCGACGCGCGCAAGGGCATCCTGCCGCAGACGCGCCGGCATGCGACGATCGCCTCGCTGCTCGGCATCCGCCATGTCGTGCTCGCCATCAACAAGATCGATCTCGTCGGCTTCGACCGTTCCGTCTATGACGCGATCGTCGCGGCCTTCGACGCCGATGCCGGCAACTACACCTTTTCGAGCCGCGTCGCGATCCCGATCTCGGCTCGCTTCGGCGACAATGTCAGCAGCCAGAGCCCGGCAATGCCGTGGTATCGCGGTCCGACGCTGATCGAGCATCTGGAGGGCGTCGAACTCGCCGCCGACGGCGCGGCCGCAAAGCCGCTTCGCTTTCCTGTGCAATGGGTGAACCGGCCCGATCTCAGCTTCCGCGGCTATGCCGGCACGATCGCCGCCGGTGCGGTGCGGTGCGGCGACGAGGTCGTCGTGGCGCGGACCGGCCAGGCGGCGCGCGTGGAGCGCATCGTCACCCATGACGGCGATCTCGCGAGCGCGGAGGCGGAGGCCGCTGTGACCCTGACGCTCGACCGCGAGATCGACGTGTCGCGCGGCGATCTGCTGGTGCCGTCCGATGCACGTCCGGAAGTCGCCGATCAGTTCGCGGCTCATCTCATCTGGATGGCCGACGAGCCGATGCTGCCCGGCCGACCCTATCTCATGAAGATCGGCACCCGCATCGTGGGCGCCGCCGTGACCGAGCTCAAGCACCGCGTCGAGATGGATACGCTGAAGCCGCTCGCCGCCAAGACGCTGGCGCTCAACGATATCGGCTTCGCCAACCTCTCGACCGCCGAGCCGATCGCCTTCGACGCCTATGACGACAACCGCACCACCGGCGCGTTCATCCTCATCGATCGGTTCACCAACCAGACCGTCGCCGCGGGCCTGATCCGCTTCGGCCTGCGCCGCGCGACCAATATCCACCGACAGGCGCTCGCGGTCGACAAGGCGTCGCGCGCCGGTGCCAAGGGCCAGAAGCCGGCCGTGCTCTGGTTCACGGGCCTCTCCGGTGCCGGCAAGTCGACCATCGCCAATCTCGTCGAGCAGAAACTGCATCTCGCCGGGCGACATACCTATCTGCTCGATGGCGACAATGTCCGCCACGGCCTCAACCGCGACCTCGGCTTCACCGATGCCGACCGGGTCGAGAACATCCGCCGCGTCGCCGAGACGGCGAAGCTGTTCGTCGATGCCGGCCTCATCGTGCTCGCCTCCTTCATCTCGCCCTTCCGGTCGGAGCGCCAACTGGCACGCGATCTCGTCGAGGCGGGGGAGTTCGTCGAGATCTTCGTCGACACGCCGCTTGAGACAGCCGAGGCGCGCGATCCGAAGGGCCTCTACCGCAAGGCGCGCGAGGGCAAGATCAGGAATTTCACCGGTATCGACAGCCCCTACGAGCGACCGGAAGATCCCGAGCTGCGCCTGTCCGCCGAGGACGGCGACGCCGAAGCTCAGGCCGACCGCGTCGTCGCCTATCTCGTCGCGCGCGGTATCGTCCCGCGGTGA
- the cysQ gene encoding 3'(2'),5'-bisphosphate nucleotidase CysQ, which translates to MTTASPRRSDVALAEALVPTVLAAGAAVMEIYRRDFAVETKGDASPVTEADKLAEAIILADLARLAPEIPVVAEESCAAGVIPDVADAFFLVDPVDGTREFIQRNGDFTVNVALVRGGVPVVGLVLAPARSRLFLGVVGEGAAMLTIEDGRVIGRVAIEAVQAADGSPRIIASRSHRTPETDAFIAGHPGASIVAAGSSLKFCLMAAGEADLYPRLGPTMQWDTAAGDAVLRAAGGMVTDMDGRPLSYGPNGAAGTAAYANPWFLARGADKA; encoded by the coding sequence ATGACGACCGCCTCCCCGAGAAGATCCGACGTCGCGCTTGCCGAGGCGCTCGTGCCGACCGTGCTCGCGGCAGGCGCCGCCGTCATGGAGATTTATCGCCGCGATTTCGCCGTCGAGACCAAGGGCGATGCCTCGCCTGTCACCGAGGCCGACAAGCTGGCCGAGGCGATCATCCTCGCCGACCTCGCCCGCCTGGCCCCGGAGATTCCCGTCGTCGCCGAGGAATCCTGCGCGGCGGGCGTCATTCCCGACGTGGCCGACGCGTTCTTCCTCGTCGATCCGGTGGACGGGACGCGCGAGTTCATCCAGCGCAACGGCGATTTCACGGTCAATGTCGCACTGGTGCGAGGCGGCGTTCCCGTGGTCGGCCTCGTGCTGGCGCCGGCCCGCTCGCGCCTCTTCCTCGGCGTCGTCGGGGAGGGGGCCGCGATGCTGACGATCGAGGACGGACGTGTGATCGGCCGTGTCGCCATCGAGGCGGTGCAGGCGGCCGACGGTTCCCCGCGCATCATCGCCAGCCGTTCCCATCGCACGCCGGAGACCGATGCCTTCATCGCCGGCCATCCCGGCGCCTCGATCGTCGCGGCCGGCTCTTCGCTCAAATTCTGCCTGATGGCGGCGGGGGAGGCCGATCTCTATCCCCGCCTCGGCCCCACCATGCAGTGGGACACCGCCGCCGGCGACGCGGTCCTGCGCGCGGCCGGCGGCATGGTGACTGATATGGACGGCCGGCCGCTCTCATACGGGCCGAACGGCGCGGCCGGCACGGCCGCCTATGCCAATCCATGGTTCCTGGCCCGCGGGGCGGACAAAGCCTAA
- a CDS encoding sensor domain-containing diguanylate cyclase, which yields MYETNRTDPIEEGLFNTLLHGLFDFSPLAICVSTTDSEASRYVKVNDAYLRLVGRSREFLDARPMQSAGAVIDDARRARRQKLLATVGRYELEEVEIRRADGVILSTLISAQRFVADGRAFDIEMIIDVTERKRAEAALWRLAHIDSLTGLPNRGHFIDALTAAVAQRSGGVLALAIIDIDFFKQINDNLGHLTGDGVLVEAASRLHGAVGQAGMVGRLGGDEFAVLVHDAADRRAVHRLFDEVGAVINNGAPLLAEAGGLRSTVTIGFAFMPDDAGDADGLMRAADIALYRGKRGGRAAVVAFRPEMEPRSS from the coding sequence ATGTACGAGACCAACCGGACGGACCCGATCGAGGAAGGCCTGTTCAATACGCTCCTGCACGGGCTGTTCGATTTCAGCCCGCTGGCCATCTGCGTCTCGACGACCGACTCCGAGGCCTCGCGGTATGTGAAGGTCAACGACGCGTATCTGAGGCTCGTCGGCCGCAGTCGGGAGTTTCTGGACGCTCGGCCGATGCAGTCGGCAGGGGCCGTCATCGACGATGCACGGCGAGCGCGCCGGCAGAAGCTGCTGGCGACGGTGGGCCGCTACGAGCTGGAGGAGGTGGAGATCCGGCGCGCCGATGGCGTGATCCTCTCCACACTCATCTCGGCCCAGCGATTCGTGGCCGACGGGCGTGCCTTCGATATCGAGATGATCATCGACGTGACCGAGCGCAAGCGCGCCGAGGCGGCGCTGTGGCGTCTCGCGCATATCGACAGCCTGACGGGCCTTCCGAATCGCGGTCATTTCATCGACGCCCTCACCGCGGCGGTGGCGCAGCGCAGCGGGGGCGTACTCGCCCTCGCGATCATCGACATCGATTTCTTCAAGCAGATCAACGACAATCTCGGTCATCTGACCGGCGACGGCGTGCTGGTCGAGGCCGCCTCGCGCCTTCATGGCGCAGTTGGCCAGGCGGGCATGGTCGGCCGGCTCGGCGGCGACGAGTTCGCCGTTCTCGTCCACGATGCTGCCGATCGCCGCGCGGTGCACCGGCTTTTCGACGAGGTCGGCGCCGTCATCAACAATGGAGCGCCGCTGCTGGCCGAAGCCGGCGGCCTCCGGTCGACGGTGACGATCGGATTCGCCTTCATGCCGGACGACGCCGGCGACGCCGACGGTCTGATGCGCGCCGCCGATATCGCCCTTTATCGCGGAAAGCGGGGCGGGCGCGCCGCGGTGGTGGCGTTCAGGCCCGAAATGGAGCCACGCTCTTCCTGA